A DNA window from Prevotella intermedia ATCC 25611 = DSM 20706 contains the following coding sequences:
- a CDS encoding RNA methyltransferase → MISKNKIKLVRALETKKGREKQGLFVAEGPKVVGDLLAAGFELVELFEEEEDIKKVSFLQHPQGKLGIFKLPEQTKTKDGECETAVGTEHKVLLGENELALALDSVQDPGNLGTIIRVADWFGIERIFCSMDTADCWNPKVVQATMGSIARVKMYYLNLNELINSLPKDYPIYGTLLDGEDIYEEKLSANGLIVMGNEGNGISAAIRQRVNRKLLIPNFSVGTTRAESLNVAIATAVVCSEFKRREQKKV, encoded by the coding sequence GTGATTTCAAAGAATAAAATAAAACTCGTTCGGGCACTCGAAACGAAGAAAGGGAGAGAAAAACAGGGGCTCTTTGTGGCTGAAGGACCTAAGGTGGTGGGCGATTTGCTTGCTGCGGGGTTCGAGTTGGTGGAACTTTTCGAGGAGGAAGAGGACATTAAAAAGGTGTCGTTCCTGCAACACCCACAAGGAAAGCTCGGCATATTCAAACTGCCTGAGCAGACGAAAACGAAGGATGGCGAGTGCGAAACGGCAGTCGGTACAGAACACAAGGTGCTCCTTGGCGAAAACGAACTGGCACTTGCGCTCGACAGCGTGCAAGACCCTGGCAATCTCGGAACGATTATCCGTGTGGCTGACTGGTTTGGTATCGAGCGCATTTTCTGCTCGATGGACACGGCAGACTGCTGGAATCCGAAAGTGGTGCAAGCCACTATGGGTAGCATTGCAAGGGTAAAGATGTATTACTTGAACCTAAACGAGTTAATCAACTCGTTGCCAAAGGACTACCCTATCTACGGAACGCTGCTTGACGGTGAGGATATTTACGAAGAAAAGCTCTCTGCAAACGGCCTCATCGTAATGGGAAACGAGGGCAACGGCATATCGGCAGCCATACGACAACGGGTGAACAGGAAGCTGCTGATACCGAACTTCTCGGTCGGAACAACACGTGCCGAATCGCTGAACGTTGCCATTGCAACAGCCGTAGTATGCTCGGAGTTTAAGCGAAGAGAGCAGAAAAAGGTGTAA
- a CDS encoding tetratricopeptide repeat protein has translation MNVEMNIGTAFEHLSAKQLDEAIKVLQPIYNGKPSLVDYDKFIAIANDYNLMCDYMLRGFKDPAREGLYKSLLEHLYKVTANLLLSWNCKNKPTFVDAFRTANQLNLSHSFVRSVLENFVSDIAMLSLAPEAERKNKETELYERHQTFIERLFNALLVSRQWSESDAKFYTDLLTSPTIDASDQMLIVSAISLSAMTIYDVKKFSTLVNVYRHAQEEKVRQRALVGCVLSLTDDPLFVKEQASLMDELTASEDMKRELLNLQKQMFNCMDAERDNDKIQRDIMPNIMKNSDLQFNRFGITEKESDALENILHPDADEHKMEMMEESIQKMMKMQQQGSDIYFGGFSKMKRFPFFDHIANWFMPFSAHHPGLKEVAQKLGDSSFLDKMTEQGLFCESDKYSLALTMAQIINQLPANILEVIKSGDGIGLPVSEPVDYTPDFLRRLYIQDLYRFFEVKLAFNKDIANPFKKSGSYKAFFMMHDLFVKEAYIEPKMSLAMFLHKHKHEANLDEILETFYSETATYQVFRGLKSEREGDESEALGHFLAAIGVEQDNTWVLKTAGVFALKRKDYGFGLHCYGKLCELLPDVKPYAINHCLCLIATGDTKTALNKAYELDLSDETDNRVKRLLAWALICNGNGEKALHIYNALTETDPLPDDALNIAYAHWVNGNPSEAKNYLVQWKINHPDAKLEEEFDNDYYMFEQNSITDVDRILMLSALKV, from the coding sequence TTGAACGTAGAAATGAATATTGGCACTGCTTTCGAACATTTAAGTGCCAAACAGTTAGACGAAGCCATTAAAGTATTGCAGCCAATATACAACGGCAAACCCTCGTTGGTGGACTACGACAAGTTTATCGCCATTGCAAACGACTACAATTTAATGTGCGACTATATGCTGCGGGGCTTCAAAGACCCTGCCCGCGAAGGGCTCTACAAATCGCTCTTGGAACATCTCTACAAGGTTACTGCCAACTTGTTGCTAAGCTGGAACTGCAAGAACAAGCCTACTTTCGTAGATGCTTTTCGCACTGCCAACCAGTTGAACCTTAGCCACAGTTTCGTGCGCTCTGTGCTCGAAAACTTCGTTTCCGACATTGCTATGCTCTCGTTAGCCCCCGAAGCGGAACGAAAAAACAAGGAAACGGAACTCTACGAACGCCACCAAACTTTCATAGAACGCCTTTTCAATGCCCTTTTGGTATCGCGCCAATGGTCTGAAAGCGATGCCAAATTCTACACCGACCTACTCACATCACCCACCATCGATGCTTCCGACCAAATGCTTATCGTCAGTGCCATCAGCCTTTCTGCGATGACAATCTACGATGTGAAGAAGTTTTCCACCCTCGTAAATGTTTACCGACACGCCCAAGAAGAGAAAGTGCGACAGCGTGCATTAGTGGGCTGCGTGCTGTCACTCACCGATGATCCGCTGTTTGTAAAGGAACAGGCATCGCTTATGGACGAGCTGACAGCCAGCGAGGATATGAAACGCGAACTGCTGAACCTGCAAAAGCAGATGTTCAACTGTATGGACGCCGAGCGCGACAACGACAAGATACAGCGCGACATAATGCCCAACATTATGAAGAATTCCGATTTGCAGTTCAACCGTTTCGGCATTACGGAGAAAGAGAGCGACGCTTTGGAAAACATTCTGCACCCCGATGCCGATGAGCACAAGATGGAGATGATGGAGGAGAGTATCCAGAAGATGATGAAGATGCAGCAACAAGGCTCCGACATCTATTTTGGAGGTTTCAGTAAGATGAAGCGTTTCCCCTTTTTCGACCACATTGCCAATTGGTTTATGCCTTTCAGTGCCCACCACCCTGGGCTGAAAGAGGTGGCACAAAAGCTTGGCGACAGTTCGTTTCTCGATAAAATGACAGAGCAAGGACTCTTCTGCGAGTCGGACAAGTATTCGCTTGCCCTCACAATGGCACAGATAATCAACCAGTTGCCTGCCAATATATTGGAAGTAATAAAGTCTGGCGACGGCATCGGACTGCCTGTTTCGGAACCAGTAGACTATACGCCCGACTTCCTGCGTCGCCTCTATATACAGGATTTGTACCGCTTTTTCGAAGTGAAATTGGCGTTCAACAAAGACATTGCCAACCCTTTCAAGAAGAGTGGCAGCTACAAGGCTTTCTTTATGATGCACGACTTGTTCGTGAAAGAAGCTTACATAGAACCTAAGATGTCCTTGGCAATGTTCCTGCACAAACACAAGCACGAAGCCAACTTAGACGAAATACTCGAAACTTTTTACAGCGAAACAGCTACTTATCAAGTGTTTAGGGGGCTTAAATCCGAACGGGAAGGAGACGAAAGCGAAGCCTTGGGACACTTCTTGGCAGCAATAGGCGTAGAGCAAGACAACACTTGGGTACTGAAAACAGCAGGAGTTTTTGCCCTGAAACGCAAGGACTACGGATTCGGTTTGCACTGTTACGGCAAGTTATGCGAACTTCTGCCCGACGTTAAGCCATACGCCATAAACCATTGTCTTTGTCTGATAGCCACAGGCGATACGAAAACGGCACTAAACAAAGCGTACGAACTCGACCTAAGCGACGAAACAGACAACCGAGTGAAGCGTCTTTTGGCATGGGCACTTATCTGCAACGGCAACGGCGAAAAGGCTTTGCACATTTACAACGCACTCACCGAAACCGACCCACTACCCGACGATGCACTCAACATTGCCTATGCGCATTGGGTGAACGGCAATCCGAGCGAGGCAAAAAACTACCTCGTTCAGTGGAAGATAAACCACCCCGACGCCAAATTAGAGGAAGAATTCGACAACGACTACTATATGTTCGAGCAAAACAGCATCACCGACGTAGACAGAATATTGATGTTGAGCGCATTAAAAGTGTAA
- a CDS encoding BamA/TamA family outer membrane protein, translated as MFRIKGFHTYFLLFFATLALLLSSCSTDKFVADGSYLLDKVELCSDEADFNATQLAQYVRQKENSRWFSFFKIPLGTYSLAGRDTTKWINRTLQRIGEKPVYYDTLQARLSCEDLRVAMNNMGYMNARVVFNTKVRGKKLKAIYTLLPGKPFMIDRFSYDIQDSIIADILKPNLSQGFDATHPRQFTVLALDNERKRITKILNDQGYYRFNKDYIYYTADTVRGSRAVDVTLHLTKYQPSSASEPALHPRYIVGRVNVLPGDSTGLHIRREIIADNTLIEPGKYFSATDLQTTYNNLARLGAIRYTDIEFKEMQRVDSIIVGKMLGYQQSEKRYLEANIKLSSNKPNTISFQPEGTNTAGDLGAAAVLTYQNRNLFHGSELFSIELRAAFEAIKGLEGYNNHNYEEYGVQARLQFPRFLSPFSTREFRRRSNAVSELSVSWDLQDRPEFHRRVFSAAWKYNWSNARRHLRYELEVPDLSYVYMPWISERFKKDYLDNVNNRNAILRYNYEDLFIMRAGFSLSYNRNDDVAIRAKVESAGNLLSLADNLSNFKKNEQGQSKIFNIAYAQYLKFDFAFTRILRFDPRNSLALHADFGIAYPYGNSKVLPFEKRYIAGGPNSVRGWSVRELGPGGFRGTDGRIDFINQTGDLKLNLNAEYRTRLFWKFDGAAFIDAGNIWTLREYAEQPDGQFRFDKFWQQIAAAYGLGLRLNFDYFILRFDAGMKAINPAYTSLKEHFPLFHPRFGRDFTFHFAVGLPF; from the coding sequence ATGTTTAGGATAAAAGGTTTCCATACATATTTTCTACTGTTTTTTGCCACTTTAGCATTGCTTTTGTCGTCGTGTTCGACCGATAAGTTTGTGGCAGACGGTAGCTATTTGCTCGACAAAGTGGAGTTGTGCTCCGACGAAGCCGACTTTAATGCGACGCAGTTGGCGCAGTATGTGCGACAAAAAGAGAACTCACGGTGGTTCTCGTTCTTTAAAATACCGCTCGGAACCTACTCTTTGGCAGGGCGAGATACTACCAAGTGGATAAACAGAACGTTGCAACGCATCGGCGAAAAGCCCGTTTACTACGATACATTGCAGGCTCGTCTGTCGTGCGAAGACCTTCGTGTGGCAATGAACAATATGGGTTATATGAACGCACGTGTAGTTTTCAACACGAAAGTGAGGGGCAAAAAGCTGAAAGCCATATATACGCTGCTTCCGGGTAAGCCGTTTATGATAGACCGTTTCAGCTACGACATTCAGGATTCGATAATTGCCGACATTCTTAAACCTAACCTTTCGCAAGGCTTTGATGCCACCCACCCACGCCAATTCACCGTTTTGGCACTCGATAACGAGCGCAAACGCATCACGAAAATACTGAACGACCAAGGCTATTACCGCTTCAACAAAGACTATATATACTATACTGCCGACACCGTGCGCGGTTCTCGTGCGGTAGACGTTACGCTCCACCTTACGAAATATCAACCATCGTCTGCGTCGGAGCCTGCCTTGCACCCTCGTTATATTGTCGGAAGGGTGAATGTGCTGCCTGGCGACTCGACTGGATTGCATATCCGCCGTGAGATTATAGCCGACAACACGCTCATAGAACCTGGAAAATACTTCTCGGCAACCGACCTTCAGACTACCTATAACAACTTGGCTCGCTTGGGAGCAATACGCTATACCGACATTGAATTTAAGGAAATGCAGCGTGTAGACTCCATTATCGTGGGCAAAATGTTAGGCTATCAGCAGTCGGAAAAGCGATATTTAGAGGCTAACATTAAGCTTTCGAGCAACAAACCCAACACGATTTCGTTCCAACCCGAAGGCACCAACACTGCAGGCGACCTTGGTGCGGCTGCCGTTCTTACCTATCAGAACCGCAATCTCTTCCACGGAAGCGAGCTGTTCAGTATAGAATTACGTGCCGCTTTTGAAGCTATAAAGGGGTTGGAAGGCTACAACAACCACAATTACGAGGAGTATGGGGTGCAAGCCCGCCTACAATTCCCACGCTTTCTTTCGCCTTTCTCTACACGGGAGTTCCGCCGTCGCAGCAACGCTGTGTCCGAATTGTCGGTCAGTTGGGATTTGCAAGACCGCCCAGAGTTTCACCGTCGTGTCTTCTCGGCAGCGTGGAAGTACAATTGGAGCAACGCCCGCCGCCACCTGCGCTACGAGTTGGAGGTGCCCGACCTAAGCTACGTCTATATGCCGTGGATTAGCGAACGCTTCAAGAAAGACTATCTCGACAACGTAAACAACCGAAACGCCATATTGCGCTACAACTATGAAGACCTCTTCATTATGCGTGCAGGCTTCAGTCTAAGCTATAATCGCAACGACGATGTAGCCATCAGGGCAAAGGTAGAGTCGGCAGGAAACCTCCTTTCGCTTGCCGACAACCTGTCGAACTTTAAGAAAAACGAGCAAGGACAGTCGAAAATATTCAACATTGCCTATGCACAGTACCTTAAATTCGACTTCGCTTTCACACGTATATTGCGTTTCGACCCCCGCAACTCGCTTGCGCTGCACGCCGATTTCGGCATTGCCTATCCTTACGGAAACAGCAAGGTGTTGCCTTTCGAGAAGCGTTATATTGCAGGAGGCCCTAACTCGGTGCGCGGTTGGAGTGTCAGAGAGTTGGGGCCGGGTGGCTTTCGTGGAACCGATGGGCGCATTGACTTCATCAATCAGACAGGTGATTTGAAGTTGAATCTGAACGCTGAGTACCGCACCCGTTTGTTTTGGAAGTTCGACGGAGCGGCTTTCATTGATGCAGGCAACATCTGGACACTGCGCGAATATGCCGAACAGCCTGACGGACAGTTCCGTTTCGATAAGTTCTGGCAGCAGATTGCAGCGGCTTACGGATTGGGTTTGCGTCTTAACTTCGACTATTTCATACTGCGTTTCGATGCTGGTATGAAAGCCATAAACCCTGCCTACACTTCGTTGAAAGAGCATTTCCCACTCTTCCATCCACGTTTTGGACGCGATTTCACCTTCCACTTTGCTGTCGGATTGCCTTTCTAA
- a CDS encoding MBL fold metallo-hydrolase → MLKFISFGSGSSGNAYFLYTETDGIFIDCGIGLRTIKKYMHSYGLHLSMIHNILITHDHADHVKSVGSMSDNQAIPVYATKKVHEGIVNNWCVRKKVVAEQVRYVEKGRTEQIGEFTVTPFEVPHDSTDCVGYCIECQGLTFTLVTDCGHITDEIRTFVSRANYLVIEANHEPEKLAAGPYPQYLKTRITSKTGHLSNAECAQTIVENATLGLRHVWLCHLSDENNHPELARKAVTSEMASHGLVADVDFMVEVLRRKTPSGIYELK, encoded by the coding sequence ATGCTTAAATTCATATCTTTTGGCAGTGGCAGCAGTGGCAATGCCTACTTTCTTTACACCGAAACCGACGGAATCTTTATTGATTGTGGTATCGGCCTTCGGACGATAAAGAAGTATATGCACAGCTATGGGCTACATCTGTCGATGATTCACAATATACTTATTACGCACGACCACGCCGACCACGTGAAATCGGTGGGCTCTATGAGCGACAACCAAGCCATTCCTGTGTATGCAACCAAGAAGGTTCACGAGGGTATTGTAAACAACTGGTGTGTCAGAAAGAAGGTTGTTGCCGAGCAAGTGCGATATGTGGAGAAGGGCAGAACCGAGCAAATAGGCGAGTTTACCGTAACTCCGTTCGAGGTTCCGCACGACAGTACCGACTGTGTAGGCTACTGCATAGAATGCCAAGGGCTAACTTTCACGCTTGTAACCGACTGCGGACACATAACAGACGAAATCCGTACGTTCGTGTCGCGGGCGAATTACTTGGTCATTGAGGCGAACCACGAACCCGAAAAGCTTGCTGCAGGTCCCTATCCGCAGTATCTGAAGACTCGCATAACGAGCAAAACAGGGCACTTGAGCAATGCCGAGTGTGCCCAAACCATCGTTGAGAATGCCACATTGGGGTTGCGCCACGTTTGGCTTTGCCACTTAAGCGACGAAAACAACCACCCCGAATTGGCTCGAAAGGCTGTAACGAGCGAGATGGCAAGCCACGGATTGGTAGCCGATGTAGATTTTATGGTGGAGGTGTTGCGGCGGAAAACGCCCAGCGGAATATACGAATTGAAATAA